The region GCAGCAGCATGGCTTGCAATATATCGCGGTAGATGCTGACGTAGATATCGTAAAACAGGCGTCGGATGCGGGACATCCGGTGTTTTACGGTGATGTGCGTAAAGCCGAAATCTTTTCTAGCTTAGAGATTACCGAAGAAAGCACGGTCATTATTACCATTAATGATTTCAACGCGGCAGAAGAGCTGGTTGCCTTATTAAAAGCCAAAGTACCGGCAGCCTATGTCATTGTTCGCGGCCATAATGCGATTCAGTGCCAAAACCTACTGGCACTCGGTGCCGATGAGGTTGTCTCTGAAAATTTGCAGGCCAGTATTGAATTGTCGCGTTTGGTGTTTGAGCGTCGCGACATTGCAGCAGACAGCTATGAACCAACGATTAAAAACTATCGCCAACAATACCACCAAATCATTCGCCAAGATAAGTCGTAATACTCACACCGCTATCGACAGGCAAAAAAATACCCGCAGCTGCGGGTATTAATTAAGATGCTTAGGCAAAGTCAGCCTGCTTCTACATTCATACAAAGCTTATAGCTTACCTTCAAAGTCATGGTAGAACTGCGCGTACCATTTACGGAATTTATGAATCGGGCCATCACCATCACATAAAATCGGTAGCGGACGATACAATTTATTTTCCCAAACCGGCGTGTCTTCACGCAGCTGTTTGCGAATATCGCCAATGATCGCAGCCTCAACGCCACCCTCAGGTTTTTTACCGTCTTTTAATGGCTGTGAAAAGGCAAAACGTACGTGAACGGTCTCATCATCAACAGGCGTAATAAGNCCGTTTAAGTAGGTTTCAGCAATACCTTTAAAACGGGTCCAGGTTTGACCTGGGCCTGCATTATTGGTGTGAATCTCACCCTTGATAGTACCTTTAGGCGTTTGCATATCAGCACGCTGAATACCGTGGGTTTTATGCCCGTCTTGGGTTGACTCCCACTGAGGGAAGGTAGCAACGCCGTGCACATAACGGAAATGTGCAGGGTCTGCGGCATTTTCACCCATTTCCTGTGGATGCGTTTTTATCGTCCACTCATACTTTTCAAACTCAGACCAATTCGGATCATTCGCTTCTTCGTTATATTCAACCTGCCAAAGTGGCGCCTGCTCCTCATCAGGGTGGTACCACACCCAGATGATCTGATTCATCTCGGTGACGTGATACGACTTAATGCACTGCTTATCTTTTACTTTTGGCGGTACGTTCTTCGCGTAGGGTACGTCGGTACAAAAACCGCGGTTATCAAACTTCCAGGCATGGAATGGACAAACGATACTTTCGCCTTCAATACGACCGCCTTGGCCAGCTTCAGCATTAATACCATAACCGAGGTGTGCACCCATATGTGGACAGTAGGCATCCAACACAACCGCTTCGCCAGATTCAGTGCGAAACAGCACCATTTCTTTACCAAAGTATTTAATCGGGCGTGACTCTCCAACCTTGAGATCGTCTGAATATGCAACACCGTACCAACCAAAAGGGATTGGCATGGGATAACGCTTAACTTGAACTTCTGCCATTGCGGGTATTCCTATACAAATTTATATCAACAGCATGAAAGCGTTTTGCACAGTTTTCATGCCAAATATACATTTTCGTCAAAATCGGGCGCAGATTTTAGCAAAAAATGCATGATTTTTACAGTCAGATTTTACAGTGAGCTTGTCTCGCTTCAGTTACATTGCTGTAAAGCAGTGAGCGGCGAGGTGAAAACCAAGCAACAGCCAAGCAATAGCCGAACTAAAGCTAAGCTACAGCCTAGCTAGAGCTACCCCCAATAGCACTTGCATGCACTGCTGTCAGCACAATATCCAAACTTGCGGCGCAGATAAATACCGCACAAGCGATGGAGAATGTAACAAGCAAAGCTACTGAGCCACTGCGAATAATTAGCCACTGCAAAGATGTAGCGGCATATTCATCAATAAAATCAAAGGCCTGTAAATACTCTGACTATACGACAATAAGCCATGAGCCTATCACTCGTAATCAGGCAGAGAGCTTAAAATCAGTTAAGATTGCAGCAAAAGACATGATGGCATAATCAGTAAGGCCTAGCTGAAATCAAAAATACAGCAGTTTACGTAAAAATGTTCAAAACTTATGAAACTTTTTGTTCTGCCAGTTATCCAATATTAATGCCATGAATAATGTGTTTTCAAAAAACATATTTAGCACTATAAAATTGTCTATCTGTTGTTAAGGAGCCAGCATGACAGCGCTATCTAGGTTACTACCTCAAACGCCTTTTAAACCTTTTTCTCCATTGCAAGCTAAGTCGCTATCGCTAACAAGCATTATTTTATGCCTCGCTTTAAGCTTGACAGCCATGCCAAGCCACGCTTTTTTGCCCAGTGCCGACAGTCAGGGCAATCGCCTACCCTCCTTAGCCCCGCTGGTTAAGCAGACACAAGCCGCGGTAGTCAATATTTCCGTGACTAGCACCCAAACCGTGAATAACCCCTTGCTCAATGACCCGTTTTTTCGACGTTTTTTTAACGTGCCCAAAAATTACTCGCAACAGCGCCAAGCCTCTAGCGCCGGCTCTGGGGTTATTATTGATGCGAAGCAAGGCACGGTCATTACTAACTATCACGTGATTAAAAATGCCGATGAAATTCAAATTGGCCTAAGCGATGGGCGACAAATTGAAGCCGAATTGGTTGGCTCTGACCCCGATGTCGATATTGCTGTGTTGCGCATCAAGGCTAAAGATTTGCAAGCGCTGCCGCTCGCAGACTCATCCTTGCTTGAAGTGGGCGATTTTGCCATCGCGATCGGCAACCCCTTTGGCCTTAATCATACCGTTACAACTGGTATAGTCAGT is a window of Pseudomonadales bacterium DNA encoding:
- a CDS encoding Rieske (2Fe-2S) protein translates to MAEVQVKRYPMPIPFGWYGVAYSDDLKVGESRPIKYFGKEMVLFRTESGEAVVLDAYCPHMGAHLGYGINAEAGQGGRIEGESIVCPFHAWKFDNRGFCTDVPYAKNVPPKVKDKQCIKSYHVTEMNQIIWVWYHPDEEQAPLWQVEYNEEANDPNWSEFEKYEWTIKTHPQEMGENAADPAHFRYVHGVATFPQWESTQDGHKTHGIQRADMQTPKGTIKGEIHTNNAGPGQTWTRFKGIAETYLNGLITPVDDETVHVRFAFSQPLKDGKKPEGGVEAAIIGDIRKQLREDTPVWENKLYRPLPILCDGDGPIHKFRKWYAQFYHDFEGKL